From the Pyramidobacter porci genome, the window TACGCCACCGCGTCCGGCGCGGCCATTCTGCCGAACAGAATGCCGGCGACAAAACCAATGGTAATCTGCCAAATCAACGAAACTCCGCGTTTCTCTGCCATGAGAACCCCTCCTCAGATAAATAAAAAACAATAAATAAAAATCGCAGTTAAAAACTGCTTAAGTAAAATTATATAGCACGGAGCGGTTGATTCAATGCTGTCTTTTAATGAAAATTTCGACGGCATCCGCGAAATTTTCGTCGAAAAATATTGAGAATAGACCGTAAATTCAGAAAGCATCGCGGCGGTCTATCCGTGCGGCCGGCCGGAATATGGAAAGCCGAAAGTTTTCTTGCGCAGGAGAAAAAAGAGACGCTATAATAAAAGTCTCAAACATTCCGCGACCGGCACGGGCCCGCGGAAGCGGCGTCATTCTTCGAAGGGGGCGATGTTCCATGGACAAGAAAAAAATCGGCGAGATCGTCGAATCGCGCGGCGTCCGTTACGCCGAAGTCGCCGACGAAATCTGGGGCTACGCGGAGACGGCGTTTCGCGAGCACAAGTCGATGGCGGCGCAGATCCGTCTGCTCGAGGAAGAGGGGTTCAAAGTCGCGACGAACGTCGGCGGCGTGGAGACGGCGTTCTGCGGCGAATGGGGCGAAGGCCGCCCCGTGATCGCTTTCCTCGGCGAGTTCGACGCGCTGGCCGGACTGAGCCAGAAGGCCGGCCTCGACCGCAGGGAAGAGGAAGTACCCGGCGGCAACGGGCACGGCTGCGGGCACAACCTGCTCGGCGTCGCCTCCATCGCCGCTGCCGCGGCGCTGAAAACGATCATGCGGGAACAGGGTTTGAAAGGCATTGTGCGCTACTACGGCTGCCCCGGCGAAGAGGGCGGCAGCGGCAAGGCCTTCATGGCCCGCGAGGGCGTCTTCGCCGACGTGGACGCCGCCGTCACCTGGCATCCGTCCAACTGCACCTTCACCGCCGGTACCTCGTCGCTGGCCAACGCGCAGATCTATTACCGCTTCCGCGGCGTCAGCGCTCACGCGGCCGCCGCGCCCCACCTCGGCCGCAGCGCCCTCGACGCCGTCGAGCTGATGAACGTGGGCGTGCAGTTTTTGCGCGAGCACGTCATTCAGGAGGCGCGCCTGCACTACGCCATCACCGACGCCGGCGGCGTCTCGCCCAACGTCGTACAGCCCTACGCGGAGGTGCTCTATCTGCTGCGCGCCCCCAAGAGCGGCCAGGTGAAGGAAATCGTCGAGCGCGTCGACCGCATCGCCCAGGGCGCGGCGCTGATGACCGACACGACGGTGGAGAAGGATTTTGTCAAGTCCTGCGCCAACATCGTCAACAACGAGACGATGGAGCGCTGCCTGCAAAAGAATCTCGAGTTCTTCGGCGCGCCGGATTTCGACGCCGCCGACGAGGAGTTCGCACGCAAGATCTTCGAGACCACGCCCGAGCCGGGGCGCTTCGAAGATCTGGAAAAGCGCGTCAGGGGCGCCGGCAAAGCGGGGCGCGAGGCCCTCGCAGAAGCCAAAAAGGATCCGCTGCCGCGCCGCAT encodes:
- a CDS encoding amidohydrolase — encoded protein: MDKKKIGEIVESRGVRYAEVADEIWGYAETAFREHKSMAAQIRLLEEEGFKVATNVGGVETAFCGEWGEGRPVIAFLGEFDALAGLSQKAGLDRREEEVPGGNGHGCGHNLLGVASIAAAAALKTIMREQGLKGIVRYYGCPGEEGGSGKAFMAREGVFADVDAAVTWHPSNCTFTAGTSSLANAQIYYRFRGVSAHAAAAPHLGRSALDAVELMNVGVQFLREHVIQEARLHYAITDAGGVSPNVVQPYAEVLYLLRAPKSGQVKEIVERVDRIAQGAALMTDTTVEKDFVKSCANIVNNETMERCLQKNLEFFGAPDFDAADEEFARKIFETTPEPGRFEDLEKRVRGAGKAGREALAEAKKDPLPRRILPYVPSGVPMGGSTDVGDVSWQTPTAQIYMGTWANSTPGHSWQVVTVGKSPLAHKGMLQAGKVMAAAGYDLMTDPELLKKAQEELKERLRGETYVPIPKGVAPRGLSGAKS